The Candidatus Scalindua japonica DNA window TGTAAAAATACATTACAAACAGCAAAGTATGGCAACCAATTTGCTCATGTTAAAATGCAAAACTGAAGGTGTTAACTGAGACCGCTAACTTATATATTATTGAGATACGAGAATTGAAGAGGATTCAGCTGTTTTAAAGCAGTTTTTTATCAGAGGTTAAAAAAATGGGAATATTGAAAGAGAAATCACGGATTAAACGACAGTGGGAACAGCCAGTTGAAAAGACCGAACCAAAGCCTCTTTACCGACTCTTATCCGGTACCTCTTCTGAACGTATAAAGAGTCTTGCCACCAGTTTTCATAAAGCGGAAATAACAAAGGGGCAATGTGAAGTCTGGAAAGAAAATGTGGACATTGAGGAGGGTGATGAAAATTTCTTTGCCGCAATGTTTCGTAAACGTACTGGTTCCATCAGAATAAAGAGTGAACCCTCTACGGCAAAGATTTATTTAGATGGAAAAGCTAATGGCTACAGTCCGGATAGTATCAGGAACGTATCTCCTGGAATCCATGAGGTGGAGATCAGGTTGGACGGATATGATGTCTGGAGTAAAAAAGTACATGTTGATGCATATGAAGGGATTGTCTTAAACGTGTTGCTTCAAAAACGTGCCGGTTCCATCAGAATTAAGAGTGAACCATCAACAGCAAAAATTTATCTGGATGGCAATAACATCAGCTACACTCCGGATATTATCAGGGATGTAACCCCCGGCATTCATGAGATTGAAATCAAAACTGGCGGATACAATACCTGGAGTAAAAAGGTGACTGTTGAGGCAGGTGAAGAGAATGATTTAACCGCGGTTCTTCAAAAAAGAACCGGTGCTGTCAGCCTAAAGAGCGAACCTGCAATGGCAAAGATTTTCTTGGATGGCAATGCAATTGGTTTAACTCCTGATATTATCAGGGATATACCTCCCGGCAGTCATAAGGTGGAAATAACATTGGACGGATACGATACATGGAGGAAAGAGGTGACTGTTGAGGCAGGACGAGAGAATGCCTTAACCGCGGTACTTGAAAAAAGTGCCAGTGTCGTCAGTATAGTAAGTGAACCAGCAATGGCAAAGATTTTCTTAAATGGCAATGCAATTGGTATAACTCCTGCTATTATTCGGGATATAGTCCCCGGTATTCATGAGG harbors:
- a CDS encoding PEGA domain-containing protein; this translates as MGILKEKSRIKRQWEQPVEKTEPKPLYRLLSGTSSERIKSLATSFHKAEITKGQCEVWKENVDIEEGDENFFAAMFRKRTGSIRIKSEPSTAKIYLDGKANGYSPDSIRNVSPGIHEVEIRLDGYDVWSKKVHVDAYEGIVLNVLLQKRAGSIRIKSEPSTAKIYLDGNNISYTPDIIRDVTPGIHEIEIKTGGYNTWSKKVTVEAGEENDLTAVLQKRTGAVSLKSEPAMAKIFLDGNAIGLTPDIIRDIPPGSHKVEITLDGYDTWRKEVTVEAGRENALTAVLEKSASVVSIVSEPAMAKIFLNGNAIGITPAIIRDIVPGIHEVELTSDGYYTWRKKITVEAGEENALTATLQKYIDSIRIMSNPSMASIYFNGNALGLTPHRITDLKPDRYTVRIVKEGYKPWEEVVSVKSGNETLISAMLKYELVRLRSIYDQLPVSHVYSLPHLSIHETNKQIFHCHSTIKHDYEQKTINESKVIIDHTTELMWHQSGSKDYINLKKAIKWIKKANQKNYAGYNDWRLPTLEEASSLLEQKMVNNNFINPVFDKKQWGMWTGDKCGRSNAWIVIFVNGTMNQSHVGSAATFVRPVRSLFVQRADVTEQSSTAQEYCNKILHQQIVNRKMFDIIPVSRQN